One region of Bacterioplanoides sp. SCSIO 12839 genomic DNA includes:
- the fliD gene encoding flagellar filament capping protein FliD yields the protein MAAIESLGLGSGVLTNDLVDKIIGAEREASELRLDREETIVDAKITAYGEIQSLADKLKSAAGALASPSEAGSTIATSSDESILTATGSALADPGTYNIEVLNTAKSHSLVTAAYSSFNEIIGSGEIRITFGEISYNAGGDFLSQDVNPDKGGDPITIDSSNQTLSGIRDAINNANIGARANIINDGTGYRLVISSEDTGAENALRIETFDADGNLATSGLSALAFNENQNGSGNLEETARGEDAQLQVNGLTITRSSNSVDEVIDGVTLDLKSADVGKQVTVSVEPDSEGIQENIQAFVDAYNEFKKFSDDLTSFNSDTEQAGLLLGDSTIRSIQQQIRSLISQPIVGLAGTQYRSLTELGVNTDRNNDFLLGFDASVFNKAIRNEPDSIVSILSKSGNTSDSQITYVNDSINTQPGSYGVEITQLATQAKLLGGSVSTLDFSQPVIIDENNDGFTINVDGTNEAVTLTHGSYATGDDLAKQIALQINSGKNIRNNFSSVSVDYNANNQSFDITSNKFGSKSRVSFTSVDSNSANTLGFNILGKGEYQGVPLTTINSDAFLGEGASTQPGSRALAQNEGINFAANNATFSIDIGGGPVAVTVNQNAAGNDLNSDGVIGDRKDTLQAIQTAIDATSLNGDVEASFDNNGNLIFNTTAVGDAQQIEITAVGSSVADGQLGLDATQGVQINGDDAGITFSDPVEFNLTVDGVTTSSKVSVPAGTYLNGDDMATAIQAAIKTQLDVDPEFSAVTRGAETSVGSRDISTNIDFSSVNAGFTLNVSGVEKEVIVNSDSGDNVADVQAALDTAFGANVVTASQDGNGLKLTTVVATPPTTPPHQDFIQVTSDGRGAQTSAGAVINSGVDFSGANNATFTLAVAGIDINVDVNGNGTNGNNDKNSTLNVVQQALDRALVSSGQFQAGDVVAKLDDSDQLYFETLSKEGTKTAATFGAAAQIEIKNLGGAAATTLGLTAETQTNGYDAFGLSDTRSYGYDVIPEVSYEFDPETNLGSFAINIGGNATSVSFSDLDTPAVTIFGLLDADSFTPRGATGTDVAGKINGVDAKGNGQFLTAENGNKEATNGFYIANPTADLSSGITINSSNNTFTINVDGTEAEITLVDGAYNSGETLAAALQKAINDNATLKAEKISVKVEFNNDPESFAFQKLGIISASTGAESSVTMVDVPAGAAAAFGFIAGRADGEAGKAKEGEIDPSSGIRLKVTGGIIGNRGNVTYITGFGDQLNDILGSILDGSSGTIKTRQDALDKEKLTITEDRERLDTRLAAQEARLKSQFLFNDAIIQKLNSTGDFIKQQFEAITGANQRN from the coding sequence ATGGCAGCAATTGAATCGTTGGGTTTAGGCTCTGGCGTTTTGACCAATGATCTGGTAGACAAAATCATTGGTGCAGAACGAGAAGCCAGTGAGCTTCGCTTAGATCGCGAAGAAACTATTGTTGATGCCAAAATTACCGCTTATGGTGAAATTCAGTCGCTGGCGGATAAGCTGAAATCCGCGGCTGGCGCACTGGCTTCTCCCAGTGAGGCGGGCTCAACCATTGCGACCTCTTCTGATGAGTCCATTTTAACGGCAACCGGTTCGGCATTAGCTGATCCGGGCACTTACAATATCGAAGTGTTAAATACGGCTAAGTCACATTCATTGGTAACGGCGGCGTATTCCAGTTTTAACGAAATTATTGGTTCGGGTGAGATTCGTATCACCTTTGGTGAGATCAGTTATAACGCTGGTGGTGATTTTCTCAGCCAGGATGTGAACCCTGATAAGGGTGGTGATCCGATCACCATTGATTCATCTAACCAAACTTTGAGCGGTATTCGCGATGCCATTAATAACGCTAATATTGGCGCGCGTGCGAATATTATTAACGACGGCACGGGTTATCGCCTGGTTATCAGCTCAGAAGATACTGGTGCTGAAAATGCGCTACGCATTGAGACTTTTGATGCCGATGGCAATCTGGCGACATCCGGCTTGTCGGCGTTGGCCTTTAATGAAAATCAAAACGGCAGTGGTAATCTGGAAGAGACTGCCCGTGGCGAAGATGCTCAATTGCAGGTTAACGGCCTGACTATTACCCGCTCATCCAATTCGGTGGATGAAGTCATTGATGGCGTCACACTGGACTTAAAAAGTGCGGATGTCGGAAAACAAGTCACGGTTTCTGTTGAGCCGGACTCTGAAGGTATTCAGGAAAATATTCAGGCGTTTGTTGATGCTTACAATGAATTTAAAAAATTCTCTGATGACCTGACTTCCTTTAATTCTGATACCGAACAAGCGGGTTTGTTATTAGGTGATTCCACCATTCGTTCGATTCAACAACAAATCCGTTCGTTAATCAGCCAACCCATTGTTGGTTTGGCGGGTACGCAGTATCGTTCTTTAACTGAATTAGGTGTAAACACCGATCGCAACAACGATTTTTTGTTAGGATTTGATGCCTCTGTTTTTAACAAAGCCATCCGTAACGAGCCGGATTCAATTGTTAGTATTCTGTCGAAGAGTGGCAATACTTCCGATAGCCAGATTACTTATGTCAATGACTCCATTAATACCCAGCCAGGTAGTTACGGAGTCGAGATTACTCAGCTTGCAACTCAAGCCAAACTCCTTGGCGGCAGTGTCAGTACGTTGGACTTTTCCCAGCCGGTGATCATCGATGAAAACAATGACGGCTTCACCATTAATGTTGATGGTACTAATGAAGCGGTAACATTAACCCATGGCAGTTATGCCACTGGTGATGACTTAGCCAAACAAATTGCGCTGCAGATTAATAGCGGAAAAAATATCCGTAATAACTTCTCGTCGGTTTCGGTTGATTACAATGCGAATAACCAGTCGTTTGATATTACCTCCAATAAATTTGGCTCGAAATCACGCGTTTCTTTTACCAGTGTGGATTCAAATTCTGCCAATACCTTAGGGTTTAATATTCTTGGCAAAGGTGAGTACCAAGGTGTTCCTTTAACGACCATTAACTCCGATGCATTTTTAGGTGAGGGCGCCTCTACTCAACCAGGCAGTCGTGCCTTAGCACAAAATGAAGGCATTAACTTTGCTGCCAATAACGCCACCTTTTCCATTGATATTGGAGGTGGCCCTGTTGCGGTCACCGTTAATCAAAATGCAGCCGGTAATGACTTAAATAGTGATGGTGTAATTGGTGATCGCAAAGATACTTTGCAGGCAATTCAGACGGCGATCGATGCTACTTCATTAAACGGTGATGTTGAAGCCAGCTTTGATAACAACGGAAATCTGATTTTTAACACCACGGCTGTGGGTGATGCTCAACAAATTGAAATTACCGCCGTTGGTAGCTCTGTGGCTGATGGTCAGTTAGGCCTGGATGCGACCCAGGGCGTTCAAATTAATGGTGATGATGCCGGTATTACTTTTTCTGATCCGGTTGAATTTAATCTCACTGTTGATGGTGTGACGACGTCATCCAAAGTCAGTGTGCCAGCAGGCACGTATCTCAATGGCGACGATATGGCGACCGCCATTCAAGCGGCCATTAAAACGCAATTAGATGTTGATCCTGAATTTTCAGCAGTAACCAGAGGAGCTGAGACATCAGTTGGTAGCCGTGATATCAGTACCAATATTGATTTTTCCAGCGTGAATGCTGGTTTCACCCTGAATGTTTCTGGTGTGGAAAAAGAAGTCATTGTGAACTCGGACTCCGGCGATAATGTTGCCGATGTTCAGGCCGCGTTAGACACCGCTTTTGGTGCCAATGTTGTGACTGCCAGTCAGGATGGTAATGGCCTGAAGTTAACCACTGTCGTTGCTACACCACCGACCACTCCGCCACATCAGGATTTTATTCAGGTGACCAGTGATGGACGTGGTGCCCAAACGTCGGCTGGCGCTGTGATTAACTCAGGTGTTGATTTCAGCGGCGCTAATAACGCTACCTTTACGCTGGCGGTTGCCGGTATCGATATTAATGTTGATGTAAATGGCAACGGAACAAATGGCAATAATGATAAAAACTCTACGCTGAATGTGGTTCAGCAAGCACTGGATCGGGCTTTGGTGTCTTCAGGGCAATTCCAAGCTGGTGATGTGGTAGCTAAGCTGGATGACTCTGACCAGTTGTACTTTGAAACCTTGTCGAAAGAAGGTACCAAAACCGCAGCAACCTTTGGTGCTGCTGCGCAGATTGAAATTAAAAATCTCGGTGGTGCCGCTGCTACCACGCTTGGTTTAACCGCTGAGACGCAAACCAACGGCTATGATGCATTTGGCTTATCGGATACCCGTAGCTATGGCTATGATGTGATTCCTGAGGTGTCTTACGAGTTTGACCCGGAAACCAACCTCGGTTCTTTTGCTATTAATATTGGTGGTAATGCTACCAGCGTGTCTTTTTCGGATCTGGATACACCTGCGGTTACCATTTTTGGTTTATTGGATGCAGACAGTTTTACGCCGCGTGGTGCCACCGGTACGGACGTTGCGGGAAAAATTAACGGGGTTGATGCAAAAGGTAATGGCCAGTTTTTAACCGCTGAAAATGGCAATAAAGAAGCCACCAATGGGTTTTATATTGCTAACCCAACTGCCGATTTGAGCAGTGGTATCACCATTAATAGCTCAAATAATACGTTCACAATTAATGTCGATGGTACCGAAGCAGAAATTACCTTGGTAGATGGTGCTTATAATTCAGGTGAAACCCTTGCAGCTGCTTTGCAAAAAGCCATTAACGACAATGCGACTCTAAAAGCTGAAAAAATAAGCGTAAAAGTCGAATTTAATAATGATCCAGAGTCTTTTGCCTTTCAGAAGCTGGGGATTATTTCGGCATCAACGGGCGCAGAATCATCGGTTACCATGGTGGATGTACCTGCGGGTGCTGCAGCGGCATTTGGTTTTATTGCGGGTCGAGCTGATGGCGAAGCCGGAAAAGCCAAAGAAGGTGAAATAGACCCATCCAGCGGCATTCGTTTAAAAGTTACGGGTGGCATCATAGGTAATCGGGGTAATGTGACGTATATCACCGGTTTTGGTGATCAGCTGAATGATATTCTCGGCAGCATCCTGGATGGTTCCAGCGGAACCATCAAAACCCGGCAAGATGCATTGGATAAAGAGAAACTGACTATTACCGAAGATCGGGAGCGCCTGGATACGCGCCTGGCCGCTCAGGAAGCACGCTTAAAAAGTCAGTTTTTATTTAATGACGCCATTATTCAGAAACTGAATTCCACGGGTGATTTTATTAAACAGCAGTTTGAAGCTATTACCGGCGCGAATCAGCGGAACTAG
- a CDS encoding flagellar protein FlaG produces the protein MSDLKANINDRVLQLSSAAQKPVTAVSSGARAYQAEQGAAVSGKDLPQSTAPAATAESEAISREKVKEAISKLNDYVQSTERTLDFQLDEDSGQTVIKVFDKQSSELIRQIPDELALTLAQKLNDEEPSLLFSAQV, from the coding sequence ATGAGTGATTTAAAAGCCAATATTAATGATCGGGTTCTGCAGCTTTCTTCTGCAGCACAAAAACCGGTAACGGCTGTATCCTCGGGTGCTCGTGCATATCAGGCAGAACAGGGAGCGGCGGTATCCGGCAAGGATTTGCCGCAATCCACTGCTCCGGCTGCCACCGCTGAAAGCGAAGCTATTAGCCGCGAGAAGGTGAAGGAAGCCATCTCAAAGTTAAACGATTATGTACAATCAACCGAACGTACGCTGGACTTTCAGTTAGACGAGGATAGTGGCCAAACCGTTATTAAAGTGTTTGATAAGCAGTCTTCTGAGTTGATTCGTCAGATTCCCGACGAGCTGGCTCTGACACTGGCGCAGAAATTGAATGACGAAGAACCATCGTTATTATTCAGCGCTCAGGTGTAA
- a CDS encoding flagellin, protein MPQIINTNIASINAQRNLDKSQSANQQALQRLSSGLRINSAKDDAAGLAISTRFTSQIKGLNVATRNAGDGIALAQTAEGALGSINDSLQRIRELAVQSANATNSDVDRDALQAEVDQLVAEITRTSEETDFNGRNLLDGSFAATFQIGANAGQTVDISIAELTADKLGSSSQSGLSAIGTDSALENGDLTINGVAISASRAEDDTASVANNSASAISKAAAINRFADQTGVTAQVNENVAAGSEQTGLAGSGKFTLNGVDISFSTTTDAAQTRAAISQAINAVADQTGVKAIDTESGATGVNLVAEDGRNITLTFDTTDLTGLDQNTFASATGLSGGADNGGSGSVYTNTYEGGYTLIADGDQKSIEIGGGNGTGRGDLANAGLTAGTYDRAEAVTVSSKESDSSTASSIGADSAALTNKVARADDNRASLDGGSFANRLIATAETTTADTEFAVDVNGTVSNVQVAAGQTTAQAAATLDGVTGIDVQERIEFSVSNYATAANTAGTLTLAGANIALASSDTFTGGTATADRLTALADSINTATGFTAGVTVTAELNFAKTAVNITVIDDTQSGTGQTIATDAGTTSLTSADSAGAVSVTNTALTLQGSLEIKNTTAGQSVSVTGTEAGGASNAEILDAGTQTITTDGSDVLATSGENQLTIAVGDAAPVTSTIAANSTVADIANSINTASNGVKAYEEINLTLDGSTLESGDVLDIAGVDVTVAGATGNLSDLVDDINSTDFSGANVDVSATLDSSGEIALQIRNYSATEVTIATEAEGRALTAENANGDSFEITSVTKNVSGELKFFSEDGQDVSVSLSDPDVGGELYSGNSSTVDYTGVNGLEDGDVLINGVTIGGADVNADTASATVASDGARILSSEKSQSAIAIAAAVNEVSDETGVTATVNATEVVGGTGVDTSTLSQFEQGDQAGIFINGVEIGVVTLQNDAGNNIDTDRARADALNLINQNAGKTGVTAEDNGVSLTLTAADGRNVSIAIDDRSGANASIGALFGLDSSVAGIGESTFGAASVDGAATSSEAATYETTYGTVKLSSAKEFTLEGGANGNSELNALGLATGTYGGGEDGQFLSDIDISTFEGATAAITAIDNAIGQVASQRADLGAIQNRLESTVSNLQITSENLNAANSRIQDADFAAETAELQRTNVLQQAGISVLAQANAAGQQVLSLLG, encoded by the coding sequence CATTGCAGGCAGAGGTTGATCAGCTGGTTGCTGAGATTACCCGTACTTCTGAAGAAACTGATTTCAACGGCCGTAATCTGTTAGACGGCTCTTTTGCTGCAACCTTCCAGATTGGTGCTAATGCCGGTCAGACGGTAGATATCTCTATTGCAGAGTTAACGGCTGATAAACTGGGTTCTTCATCTCAGTCTGGTTTGAGTGCTATCGGTACTGACAGTGCGTTGGAAAATGGCGACTTAACCATTAATGGTGTTGCAATTTCAGCTTCTCGCGCAGAAGACGACACGGCTTCTGTTGCTAATAATTCAGCTTCAGCAATCTCCAAGGCGGCTGCAATTAACCGTTTTGCTGATCAAACCGGTGTGACGGCTCAGGTAAACGAAAATGTTGCTGCCGGTAGTGAGCAAACTGGCTTAGCTGGCTCTGGTAAGTTTACGTTGAACGGCGTAGATATTTCTTTCTCTACCACTACTGATGCGGCACAAACTCGTGCAGCCATTTCTCAGGCGATCAATGCGGTTGCAGATCAGACTGGTGTGAAGGCGATTGATACTGAGTCTGGAGCGACAGGTGTGAACCTGGTTGCTGAAGATGGTCGTAATATTACTCTGACTTTTGACACGACCGATTTGACTGGTCTTGATCAAAATACTTTCGCATCAGCAACTGGCCTTTCAGGTGGTGCGGATAATGGTGGTTCAGGTTCGGTTTACACCAACACTTACGAGGGTGGTTATACCCTGATTGCAGATGGGGATCAGAAATCGATTGAAATTGGTGGTGGTAATGGTACCGGCCGTGGTGACCTGGCCAATGCGGGTTTAACCGCGGGTACTTACGACCGTGCCGAAGCGGTTACCGTTTCCAGTAAAGAGTCGGATAGTTCTACAGCGTCGTCAATTGGTGCTGACTCAGCAGCTCTGACCAATAAAGTTGCTCGTGCTGATGATAATCGTGCATCGCTGGATGGTGGCTCATTTGCAAACCGCTTGATTGCAACGGCTGAAACTACAACGGCGGATACTGAATTTGCAGTGGATGTGAATGGTACCGTTAGTAATGTGCAGGTTGCAGCGGGTCAAACCACAGCACAGGCCGCCGCTACTCTGGATGGTGTAACAGGCATTGACGTGCAGGAACGCATTGAATTCAGCGTTTCTAACTACGCAACTGCAGCGAATACTGCTGGTACTTTGACTCTTGCTGGTGCAAACATTGCTCTGGCTTCTTCAGATACCTTTACCGGTGGTACTGCAACAGCAGATCGTTTAACAGCATTGGCTGATTCGATTAACACCGCTACAGGTTTTACTGCTGGAGTGACGGTTACAGCGGAACTGAACTTCGCTAAAACAGCAGTCAATATTACGGTGATTGATGACACTCAAAGTGGTACGGGCCAAACCATCGCAACGGATGCCGGTACAACCTCTCTGACTTCTGCAGATTCCGCAGGTGCTGTGTCTGTTACGAATACAGCTCTGACATTGCAGGGCAGCCTGGAAATCAAGAATACCACTGCTGGCCAGTCCGTTAGTGTTACTGGTACAGAAGCTGGTGGTGCCAGCAATGCTGAAATTTTGGATGCAGGTACGCAAACCATTACAACCGATGGCTCTGATGTGCTGGCGACTTCTGGTGAAAATCAGCTGACCATTGCTGTTGGTGATGCAGCGCCAGTGACTTCCACGATTGCGGCAAACTCAACTGTTGCTGATATTGCAAACAGCATCAATACTGCCAGCAATGGCGTTAAGGCTTATGAAGAGATCAACCTGACTCTGGATGGCTCAACACTGGAGTCTGGTGATGTGCTGGATATTGCCGGGGTTGATGTCACGGTTGCTGGTGCTACTGGTAATTTATCGGATCTGGTTGATGACATTAACAGTACTGACTTCTCAGGCGCTAACGTTGATGTTTCTGCAACATTGGACAGCAGCGGTGAAATTGCCTTGCAGATTCGTAACTACTCAGCCACTGAAGTCACTATTGCTACTGAAGCGGAAGGTCGTGCTTTAACGGCTGAAAATGCCAACGGTGATTCCTTCGAAATTACTTCGGTTACTAAGAATGTTTCTGGTGAGTTGAAGTTCTTCTCTGAAGATGGCCAGGATGTATCGGTTAGCTTGTCTGATCCGGACGTGGGTGGTGAGCTGTATTCAGGTAACTCATCGACTGTTGACTATACCGGTGTTAATGGGCTTGAAGATGGCGATGTACTGATTAATGGTGTGACCATTGGTGGTGCCGATGTTAATGCTGATACGGCGTCCGCGACTGTAGCATCCGATGGTGCTCGTATCTTGTCTTCTGAAAAGTCTCAGTCAGCTATCGCGATTGCTGCGGCTGTAAACGAAGTTTCTGACGAGACGGGTGTTACTGCAACTGTTAACGCAACGGAAGTTGTAGGTGGCACCGGCGTTGATACCTCTACACTATCTCAATTTGAGCAGGGTGATCAGGCTGGCATTTTCATCAACGGTGTTGAAATTGGTGTTGTGACTCTGCAGAACGATGCAGGGAATAATATTGATACTGACCGTGCACGAGCTGATGCCTTGAATCTGATCAATCAGAATGCCGGTAAAACCGGGGTTACTGCAGAGGACAACGGTGTATCTCTGACCCTGACTGCTGCTGATGGTCGTAACGTATCTATCGCGATCGATGACCGCTCTGGTGCTAACGCTTCTATCGGTGCGCTGTTTGGTCTGGATTCTTCGGTTGCCGGCATTGGTGAATCAACCTTTGGTGCTGCATCAGTCGACGGTGCTGCCACTTCTTCCGAAGCGGCGACATACGAAACTACATACGGTACTGTGAAGCTCTCTTCTGCTAAAGAGTTCACCTTAGAAGGTGGTGCTAACGGTAATTCTGAGTTGAACGCATTGGGTCTGGCAACAGGCACCTATGGTGGTGGTGAAGATGGTCAGTTCCTGAGTGATATTGATATCTCTACCTTCGAAGGTGCAACAGCTGCAATTACTGCCATCGATAACGCGATTGGCCAGGTAGCCAGCCAGCGAGCTGACTTGGGTGCGATTCAGAACCGTCTGGAATCTACTGTAAGTAACCTGCAGATCACCTCTGAAAACCTGAATGCTGCAAACTCCCGTATTCAGGATGCGGACTTCGCGGCTGAAACAGCGGAACTGCAGCGTACTAACGTACTGCAGCAGGCGGGTATTTCGGTACTGGCTCAGGCCAACGCCGCCGGTCAGCAGGTTCTGTCTCTGCTGGGATAA